CGTTAGTCTAGAAAATCTATTTGATCAATTAAAGCAAGGTGAAATGAAGGATTTAAATATTATTCTTAAAGCAGATGTCCAAGGTTCTGCAGAGGCAGTTGCCGCTTCCTTGCAAAAAATAGATGTCCAAGGTGTTAATATCAAGATTATTCATAGTGGAGCAGGTGCAATTAATGAGTCGGATATTAGTCTTGCCGCTGCTTCAAATGCCATCGTTATCGGCTTTAACGTTCGTCCGGATGTAAATGCGAAACGTGCAGCAGAGGCTGAAAAAGTAGACGTCCGTCTTCACAGAATTATATATAAAGTAATTGAAGAGATTGAAGCAGCGATGAAAGGGATGCTTGATCCTGAATTTGAAGAAAAAATCATCGGTCAAGCAGAAATTCGTCAAACCTTTAAGGTTTCTAAGGTTGGGACAATTGCAGGTTCTTATGTAACAGATGGAAAAATTACCCGTGATAGCGGTATTCGCTTAATTCGTAACGGGGTTGTCATCTTTGAAGGTCAAATTGATGCTTTAAAACGATTTAAAGACGATGCTAAAGAAGTGGCACAAGGCTACGAATGTGGAATAACCATTAAAAACTTTAATGATGTTAAAGAAGGAGATATCATTGAAGCTTATGTAATGGAAGAAATAGAGCGGAAATGATTGTCGGTACAGCCGTTTGTGAATGTATCATCTATGATGCACATTCATTAAAAGAGAAACGCGCCGTTTTGCAGCGTATCCTGACCCGGCTAAAGCAAAAATTTAATGTATCCGTGGCAGAGGTGGACTATCAAGATGTATGGCAAAGAACAAAAATAGCCATTGCTGTTGTTACTTCTTCACGGGTATCTACAGAGCAGGAATTGCAAAACGCGCTTAAACTAATTGACTCATTTCCGGAAATAGAAAGAACGATCACCGAGATTGATTGGCTTTAAGTTAAGAGGTGAATGTGATGAGCCACAGAGCAAATCGTGTTGGAGAACAAATGAAAAAAGAACTTAGTGACATCATCGGTCGTAAAATTAAAGATCCTCGGATCGGCTTTGTGACAGTTACTGACGTTCAAGTAACAGGAGATCTTCAACAAGCAAAAGTATTTATATCTGTATTAGGTGATGACGAACAAAAGGAGAATACCTTAAAAGGTCTGGCAAAAGCAAAAGGCTTTATTCGAACTGAAATAGGCCACCGTATTCGTCTTCGTAAAACACCAGAAATCATCTTTGAATGGGATGAATCCATTGATTATGGAAACCGAATTGAAACACTTCTCCATCAATTGCATACCGATGACAAACCGATGGACAAGAATGAAGAAGAGTAAAATTTTAAAGGGAAATGGATAGACACAAGTCTATCCATTTTTTTCGATAACATTTAGATAGGAGAGTTAATCTTGGAAGGGATTTTACCATTATTTAAGCCTGCTGGGTTAACATCGCATGACTGTATTTTTAAATTAAGAAAGATTCTAAAGACGAAGAAGGTGGGTCATACCGGTACACTTGATCCTGATGTGACCGGAGTTCTTCCTATTTGTATTGGGAAAGCAACAAAAGTAGCGGAATACATAACTGATGCAGGTAAAGCTTATGTAGGGGAAGTGACGGTTGGGTTTTCCACAACTACTGAAGATGCTTCAGGTGATGTGGTAGAAAAAAAGGCCGTGGATCGGATCATTTCTAGAGAAGAAATAATGAAGGTACTGCATTCGCTCACAGGGGAAATAGAACAAACTCCACCGATGTATTCTGCAGTGAAAGTAGGAGGGGTAAGACTTTATGAATATGCTCGTAAAGGAATAGAAGTAGAACGCCCTACCAGGAAAGTAACCATTTATTCTATCGAAATGCTAGATGATAGGGACCAATTTCAAGGGGAGGTTATTTCATTTCGTTTTAAGGTCAGTTGCAGTAAAGGGACTTATATCCGTACATTAGCTGTCATGATTGGCGAACTCCTTGGCTTTCCTGCTCATATGTCCAGTTTACAACGAGTTCAATCTGCTGCTTTTACATTGGATGATTGTTTAACATTTGAAGAAATTGAAAAACATATGGAAGCCGGCACCATCTCTAGCGTGTTAAGACCATTAGAATCAGCGCTTTCTCATTTGCCGAAATTACTGATTAATGATAAAGTAGCAGAGAAAGTGAAAAACGGTGCACTATTAGAAATACCAGAACATTTAAAAACCAGTAACGGACCAATTATTGCTGAAACTGAAGATGGACTGGCTCTGGCTATTTATTCAAAGCATCCAAACAAGCCAGGTCTTCTTAAACCAGTTAAAGTATTACGTAACGATATAGAATAAAAAGGGTCGGTAAAGAAAAGGTGAGTTTCATTTGGAAGTAAAAAGGCTTAGTTTCCCATATAAGATAGCAAGCAATGAGTTCCCCCCTCTGGCAATGGCACTTGGTTATTTTGACGGTGTTCACCTCGGCCATCAACAAGTCATTTTAGAGGCAAAAAAGCAAGCAGAAGAAAAAGGTTGTTATAGTGCAGTAATGACATTTGACCCCCATCCTTCTGTTGTATTAGGAAAAAATGAAAAGCATGTTCAATATATAACCCCATTAGGTGAAAAAGTTAAATTTATTGAAGAACTTGGGATAGATTATTTATTTATTGTCAATTTCTCAGCGGAATTCGCTCATCTACTGCCCCAGGAATTTATCGATCAGTATGTAATTGGGCTTAATGTACAACATGTAGTGGCTGGATTTGACTATACGTATGGACGAATGGGGAAAGGGACTATGGAAACCTTACCATTTCATTCACGAGAAAAATTTTCTTATTCAGTTGTTCCAAAGTTTGTTCAAGACAACGAAAAGGTAAGCTCAACAAAAATTCGACATCTTCTTAAGGAAGGAAAAACAAATGAACTTCCATCACTTCTTGGAAGATTCTATACAATAACTGGAGAGGTCATTCATGGGGATAAACGCGGCAGGACAATTGGTTTTCCAACTGCAAATATTAACATTAAGGATGAATATATCATCCCTCCTCTTGGAGTTTATGCAGTGAGAATGAGAGTTTATTCTGATTGGTATTATGGAGTTTGTAATGTGGGGTATAAACCTACGTTTAATAAGGAATCAAAAAAGCTGTCTGTAGAGGTTCATTTATTTGACTTTGATCAAGATATTTATGGGCAAGAAGTGGTCATCGAATGGCATCTTTACCTTCGTAAGGAACAAAAATTTTCAGGTATCGAACAACTCGTCACACAAATAGAAAAAGATAAACAACAAACAATTGATTACTTTAAAAATAATCGACAATTTTCCTGACATTGTCGCTTAAAAGAAGTTTTTCTTACAATAAAGTAAGGTTTTAACTTGCTTTTTGACGTAAAACCATGTATTCTTAAATACGTATTAAAAACAAACCTTTGCTTGGCAAGACGAGTCACCGACGCTTGCTCGGTAACAGGGGATATGAAAAATTAGGAGGTGAACCTGGATGGCAATCACTCAAGAACGTAAAAATGAACTTATCAATGAGTACAAAACTCATGAGAACGACACTGGATCTGCAGAAGTTCAAATCGCTGTCCTTACTGAATCAATCAATAATTTGAACGAGCACTTACGTACACACAAGAAAGATCACCACTCACGTCGCGGTCTTTTGAAAATGGTTGGTAAACGTCGTAATCTTTTAACATTTCTTCGTAATAAAGACGTTCAACGTTACCGTGTGTTAATTAATAAGCTTGGTCTACGTCGTTAGTTTACAGAAGCGGGATTTTTCCCGCTTTTTTGTTAGGTTTAAAAGGCGATGAAGGTAGACAAATAAAGAAATTTTTATACATAATTTTAATTCAGAACTTATTTGTGCATACTATAATTAATTTGATTGATAATATAAGCTTTTTAGGCTTTTTTTATATGACTATAGATTAAAATGATGATTACAGCGAAATAATTTTTTTCGCATCATCCTCTAAGTGATGTAGATAGAGAGGGG
The DNA window shown above is from Neobacillus sp. WH10 and carries:
- a CDS encoding DUF503 domain-containing protein gives rise to the protein MIVGTAVCECIIYDAHSLKEKRAVLQRILTRLKQKFNVSVAEVDYQDVWQRTKIAIAVVTSSRVSTEQELQNALKLIDSFPEIERTITEIDWL
- the rbfA gene encoding 30S ribosome-binding factor RbfA, which gives rise to MSHRANRVGEQMKKELSDIIGRKIKDPRIGFVTVTDVQVTGDLQQAKVFISVLGDDEQKENTLKGLAKAKGFIRTEIGHRIRLRKTPEIIFEWDESIDYGNRIETLLHQLHTDDKPMDKNEEE
- the truB gene encoding tRNA pseudouridine(55) synthase TruB; amino-acid sequence: MEGILPLFKPAGLTSHDCIFKLRKILKTKKVGHTGTLDPDVTGVLPICIGKATKVAEYITDAGKAYVGEVTVGFSTTTEDASGDVVEKKAVDRIISREEIMKVLHSLTGEIEQTPPMYSAVKVGGVRLYEYARKGIEVERPTRKVTIYSIEMLDDRDQFQGEVISFRFKVSCSKGTYIRTLAVMIGELLGFPAHMSSLQRVQSAAFTLDDCLTFEEIEKHMEAGTISSVLRPLESALSHLPKLLINDKVAEKVKNGALLEIPEHLKTSNGPIIAETEDGLALAIYSKHPNKPGLLKPVKVLRNDIE
- the ribF gene encoding bifunctional riboflavin kinase/FAD synthetase → MEVKRLSFPYKIASNEFPPLAMALGYFDGVHLGHQQVILEAKKQAEEKGCYSAVMTFDPHPSVVLGKNEKHVQYITPLGEKVKFIEELGIDYLFIVNFSAEFAHLLPQEFIDQYVIGLNVQHVVAGFDYTYGRMGKGTMETLPFHSREKFSYSVVPKFVQDNEKVSSTKIRHLLKEGKTNELPSLLGRFYTITGEVIHGDKRGRTIGFPTANINIKDEYIIPPLGVYAVRMRVYSDWYYGVCNVGYKPTFNKESKKLSVEVHLFDFDQDIYGQEVVIEWHLYLRKEQKFSGIEQLVTQIEKDKQQTIDYFKNNRQFS
- the rpsO gene encoding 30S ribosomal protein S15, encoding MAITQERKNELINEYKTHENDTGSAEVQIAVLTESINNLNEHLRTHKKDHHSRRGLLKMVGKRRNLLTFLRNKDVQRYRVLINKLGLRR